The DNA region ATCAGGTAATTCGTTCAATACGGATATAAGCTGTTTTCTAGTTTTCTTCGCTTCGTGGAGGAGCTCATTTTTAGAAATGCCTGACCTCGCATAATTTGCGGCCATCTCATTAAATGGGTCAAAATCGGGAAAGTGCATGCCCTCTTCATCCTTGATAGAAGGGATGACAGCCGAAAGAAGATGCTTATCCCAATTCATTATATGGGCAATGATTTCTCGACATGACCATTTATCTAATCCAATAGGCATAGTCCAAGTCTCTTCTTCCATAGAATCTAATAGGCAAAGCCATATGGAATAATAGTTAAATGTATCAATCACCGTTTCTTTGTTCATCTTTCCAGCCCCTTTCGTGTACGTGCCATGAAAAGCTGGCTTCACAACCTTTCATTCTTTCTGTCTTGCTGAAATTTCTCTATTTTGTCATGTGATTTATCGATTTTTCTTTAAATATGAGACTTTTGACTGGTCGTTTTCCGTAAAATATTGTCATACTATTCTCACTATACTATAATTAAATAGGAAAAATAGCTTTTTTAGGGAGGTTTTTACAATGTTAGAAGAAAAACCATGGCATAAGCAATATCCAAAAGAAATCCCGAAAAGCATCGAGTATGGACAGAATTTAATCCCTGATTATTTAAAGGAGTCAGCTCGGAAATATCCCATGAAGAATGCTCTTCATTTTATGGGCGCAGAAATGACCTATCAGAAGCTGTATGAACATGCCTTGCAATTCGCGCATTACCTGAAGAGCATTGGCGTGGAAAAGGGAGACCGAGTGGCAATCATGCTGCCGAATTTGCCTCAAGGGGTCATCGCATATTATGGTACCTTGATGACTGGAGCTATTGTTGTTCAGACAAACCCGCTTTATATGGAACGAGAAGTGGAGTACCAGATGCAGGATTCCGGCGCAAAGGTCATCCTTACACTCGATATTCTTTTCCCCCGTGTTTCAAGTGCCGTTAAGAACACAAGTGTTGAGCACATCATCGTCACAGCCATCAAAGACTTTTTGCCATTCCCGAAAAACTTAATCTATCCATTTATCCAAAAGAGAGAATACGGTATCGTCGTGAAGGTCAACCATGAGGGTAATCATCATTTGTTTACGGAAATTTTGAAAGCGGCTTCAAAAGAGGAAATCAATTATGAGGGCGACCCGGAAAAGGACTTAGCCTTGCTCCAATACACTGGAGGAACGACAGGCTTCCCTAAGGGAGTCATGCTGACGCATAATAATCTTGTTGCCAATACGAAGATGTGTGATGCATGGCTGTATAAGTATAAAGAAGGGGAAGAAAGGGTGCTTGCTTTATTGCCATTCTTCCATGTATATGGAATGACGACCGTCTTAATCTTATCCGTCATGAAGGGACATAAGATGATCATCCTGCCAAAGTTTAATGCAACGGATACATTAAAGGCGATTCAGAAGCAGCGTCCAACGCTATTCCCAGGAGCGCCAACGATGTATATTGGTCTTTTGAATCATCCGGACATCGCGAAATATGATTTATCCTCCATAGATTCCTGCATTAGCGGATCCGCGGCATTGCCTGTCGAGGTTCAGGAGGAGTTTGAAAAAGTGACGGGCGGAAAGCTGGTCGAGGGATACGGACTAACGGAGACATCTCCGGTGACACATGCAAATCTCCTGTGGGACGGACCGCGCAAGAAGGGAAGCATTGGCTTGCCATGGCCGAGTACAGACGTCGCCGTTTTATCCGCAGAGAATCATGAACCGCTGCCTGTCGGAGAAATTGGAGAAATCGGCATTAAAGGGCCGCAGGTGATGAAAGGCTATTGGAATCGTCCAGAAGAAACCGAAAGCACTTTCGCCAATGGCTGGCTTTTGACGGGTGACATGGGCTATATGGATGAGGAAGGTTACTTCTATGTGGTCGACCGCAAGAAGGATATGATCATCGCTGGCGGATTCAATATATATCCGCGTGAAATTGAAGAAGTGCTGTATGAGCATAAGGCAGTCCAGGAGGTAGTTGTTGCCGGGGTTCCAGATCCATATCGCGGAGAAACGGTAAAAGCCTATGTTGTACTAAAGGAAAATGCTGAAGTGACGGAACAGGAATTAAATGAATATTGCCGCAAGCATTTAGCTGCCTTTAAGGTGCCGCGCTTATATGAGTTCCGTGATGAACTGCCCAAGACGGCTATCGGTAAAATCCTGCGCCGAGCTTTAGTTGAAGAAGAGAGACAAAAACTTGCCAACGATAAAAAAGAGGCATAAGCTATAATTACTGGTTTTTTCTTGACTTTCCTCCAATTGGCTACTAATATAAAATTATGAATGATGATTCATTCATTTTTGTTGGAGGAGGACGCACGATGAAGAAGGATCGCCCAAAATACAAACAGATTATTGATGCAGCCGTCGTAGTGATAGCAGAGAACGGCTACCATCAAGCACAAGTCTCCAAGATTGCAAAACAAGCGGGCGTGGCAGATGGGACCATTTATTTATATTTTAAAAACAAAGAGGATATTTTGATTTCGATGTTCCAAGAAAAACTCGGAGTCTTTATCTCTAATATTGATGAAGAAATGGCTCGGGTGACAAGTGCAAAGGAAAAAATGCTTGTCCTTATTAGGAAGCATTTCGAAATTCTCTTTGAGGACAAGCATTTGGCCATTGTCACCCAGCTGGAACTAAGACAATCTAATAAAGAGATTCGGTACAAAATCAATGATGTCTTGAAGGGGTATTTAAAGCTTGTTGATTCCATTCTCATTGCCGGTGTGGAGCAAGGTGAGTTTCATGAAGACCTTGATGTCCGTCTGGCAAGGCATATGGTATTTGGGACTTTGGATGAGATTGTCACGACCTGGGTGATGAATGAGCAGAAATACAATCTCGTGGAGCAGGCTGGGCCTGTGCATGAGCTTATCATCAAAGGTCTTGGCGCCAAAATCGTAAAGTAAAGGGGCAGATGGCTAGTATGAACACTTTACATTTGCACAAGGAAGGACAGGTGGCCTATGTAGCAATTACTAGGCCGCCTGCCAATGCCTTGGCATCAGAATTACTTCAGGATTTATCGTCCATGCTTGACTTGATTGAAGAGCAGGATGATATCAGGGCAGTGGTTCTCTATGGGGAAGGAAGATTTTTCTCGGCTGGGGCTGATATTAAGGAGTTCACGACTGTGGAATCCGAAGCGGCATTTTCAAAGCTCTCTGTGAAGGGGCAAGAGCTGTTTGAAAGAATCGAAACATTCAAAAAGCCGGTCATTGCAAGCATTCATGGAGCGGCGCTCGGCGGCGGCTTAGAGCTTGCCCTGGCCTGTCATTTGCGTTATGTGGCAGAGACGGCGAAGCTTGGGCTGCCTGAGCTGCAGCTAGGTTTGATTCCGGGATATGCCGGCACCCAGCGATTGACGAGGTTTGCAGGAGCAGCAAAAGCTGCTGAGATGATGTTTACCTCTCAACCTATTACCGGACTTGATGCTGTCGCATGGGGAATAGCCAATAAGGCTTTCAAGGAAGAAGAGCTTATGGATTCAGTGAAACAGATTGCTGAAACAATCGCGAAGAAAAGCCCGATTGCACTGGAGAAGACGATTCAGCTAATCAATTATGGGAAGCATGAACGCTTCTACGAGGGTGTAAAAAAAGAAGCTGATTATTTTGGCGAAATCTTCGGAACACAGGATGCGAAAGAAGGCATCACAGCATTTATCGAAAAACGGACACCTGTGTTTGAAGGAAAATAAGCACCTAATAGCGAATAATGTCATTAACAGCATTTTGGCTGGTCTTTCCAGCTGAAAGTTTATATACAACATGACAGCTTTATCTTCATATTTCATACGAACAATTAGGAGGGCCTTACATGAATATCTATGTTTTGTTGAAAAGAACATTTGATACAGAAGAAAAGATTTCCTTATCAAATGGCCGCATTCAGGAAGATGGGGCAGAATTTATCATTAACCCTTATGATGAATATGCGGTAGAGGAAGCCATCCAAGTGCGCGATGCACAAGGTGGTGAAGTAACCGTTGTGACGGTTGGCGGAGAAGATGCAGAGAAAGAACTTCGTACAGCACTCGCTATGGGAGCAGATAAAGCAGTCCTGATCAACATTGAGGATGATGTTGAAGATGGGGATCAATATACAACAGCAAAGATTCTGTCTGAATATTTGAAAGAACAAGAAGTAGACTTAATCATTGGCGGAAACGTCGCTATCGACGGAGGTTCTGGACAAGTCGGCCCGCGTGTAGCTGGTTTGCTTGATATCCCTTATGTCACAACTGTGACAAAGCTTGAGATTAATGGTGAAAATGTAACCGTTACCAAGGATGTCGAAGGGGATTCAGAAATCATCGAAACATCACTGCCATTATTAATTACAGCCCAGCAAGGGTTGAACGAACCTCGTTATCCTTCCCTGCCGGGAATCATGAAAGCGAAGAAGAAGCCGCTTGAAGAGCTGGAGCTCGATGATTTGGATTTAGAAGAGGACGATGTGGAAGCAAAAACGAAGAGCATCGAAATTTATTTGCCGGCACAAAAAGAGGCAGGCAAGGTTCTTCAAGGGGAGATTCCAGATCAAGTGAAAGAGCTAGTGCAATTGCTCCGCTCTGAAGCGAAAGTCATCTAACATTTAAGGCAACGAACATAAAGGGAAAATAACGGGAGGTAAAATTATGTCCAGAAAAGTTATCGTTTTAGGAGAAACAAGAGATTCTTCTCTACGTAATGTATCCTTTGAAGCGGTCGCTGCAGCAAAGACAGTTGCTGAGGGCGGTGAAGTGGTTGGCGTCGTATTCGGGGAAGCAGTGGCTGAGGCAGGCAAAGAATTGATTCATTATGGAGCAGACCGCGTGATCGTAGTTGAGAATGAACAGCTTAAACAGTATTCTTCTGATGGATATACTCAAGCCTTAATGGCTGTTATAGACCAAGAGAATCCAGAAGGAATCATTTTGGGACATACATCATTAGGAAAGGATCTTGCGCCGCGCGTAGCTGGCAAATTAGGATCCGGATTAATTTCTGATGCAATTGCTGTTGAGGAAGCAGGCGGGAACATCGTATTTACTCGCCCAATCTATTCAGGGAAGGCATTTGAGAAGAGAATTGTGACGGAAGGAATCGTCTTCGCTACGATCCGTCCTAATAATATTGATCCGCTTGAGCATGATGCTTCACGTTCAGGGGATGTCCAATCTTTATCTGTTGATATAAAAGATTTGCGCACGGTCATTAAAGAGGTGTTGAGAAAGGCTACAGAAGGAGTGGACCTTTCCGAGGCGAAAGTCATCGTGGCCGGCGGACGCGGCGTGAAGAGCGCCGAAGGGTTTGAACCATTGAAGGAGCTGGCTGATGTGCTTGGCGGTGCCGTTGGTGCTTCTCGCGGGGCTTGTGATGCTGATTATTGCGATTATGCGCTTCAAATTGGTCAAACCGGTAAAGTCGTTACACCTGATTTATATATTGCGTGCGGAATCTCTGGAGCCATCCAGCATTTAGCCGGTATGTCTAACTCCAAGGTTATCGTCGCCATTAACAAGGATCCTGAAGCGAACATCTTTAAAGTGGCGGATTACGGAATCGTAGGTGACCTTTTTGAGGTCGTACCGCTATTAACGGAAGAAATTAAAGCCTTGCTTGTCAAATCCTGATTTCATCTTAAAGGCCGGCCCAATTTGCCGGCTTTTTTTCATGGAGTCCGGAAACATTTTCAACCTGTGGATAATCGAGCAATACAGTAGCATCCTATAATAATCAGTGGTATACTCCACTTAGAGTTATACTTTATGTAGTATTTAGGAGGTTAATAAATATGGCAATTTCTAATGTTACGGATCAAACGTTTGTAACTGAAACAGGCGAAGGCTTGGTTTTAGCTGATTTTTGGGCTCCTTGGTGCGGACCTTGTAAAATGATTGCACCTGTATTGGAAGAAATCGACGCAGAGCTTTCTGACAAAGTGAAAATCGTCAAATTAGACGTTGATGAGAACCAAGAAACAGCCGTTAAATTCGGTGTTATGAGCATTCCGACGCTTGTCCTCTTCAAAGATGGCGAAGTTGTGGATAAAGTAATCGGCTTCCAGCCAAAAGAAGCGCTCGTTAACTTAATTTCTAAACACGCTTAATAAATGAAGAAAGACTTCGGTGCAGCCGGGGTCTTTTTCTTATGTAAGACTCCTAAATAAAGGTATATAATATAAAGTATTCTCGGTGCATTTCATTAGCAGATTAATCAGGTGATGCCGTGATGTTAGCCTGAAACGAAATTATAACCAGAGGGGGAACCCTTTTTGAAGCAGCATATAAAAGATAAACTGGCACTTTTGCCTGATCAGCCTGGCTGTTATTTAATGAAGGACCGTCAAGGGGTCGTGATATATGTAGGTAAGGCGAAGGTGCTGAAGAACAGGGTGCGCTCCTATTTCACAGGTTCGCATGATGGAAAGACCCAGCGGCTTGTTGCTGAGATAGAGGATTTTGAATACATTGTCACCAGTTCCAATATGGAGGCGCTCATCCTGGAGATGAACCTCATAAAGAAATATGATCCAAAATACAATATCATGCTAAAGGATGACAAGAGCTTCCCGTTTATTAAGATTACGTCGGAGCGCCATCCGCGTTTGATCATAACCCGTAATGTGAAGAAGGATAAGGGGAAATATTTTGGTCCTTATCCGAATGTGTATGCGGCGAATGAAACGAAAAAGCTGCTTGATCGTCTCTATCCGCTTCGCAAATGTACGACGTTGCCTTCAAAGGTTTGCCTATACTATCATATTGGCCAATGCCTTGCCCCTTGCGAGAAGCCTGTTAAGGAAGAAACGTATAAGGAAATGACAGAGCAGATTATCCGTTTTCTAAATGGGGGCTATAAAGAAATCAAGAAGGAACTGCATGAGAATATGCTGAAGGCATCAGAGGAGCTCGACTTTGAACGGGCAAAGGAATATCGTGACCAAATTTCGCATATTGAAGCAACGATGGAGAAGCAAAAGGTCGAGTTCAGTGATTTAGCCGATCGTGATGTTTTTGGCTATGCCGTCGATAAGGGATGGATGTGCGTTCAGGTATTCTTTGTCCGTCAAGGCAAATTGATTGAGCGAGACGTTTCCTTATTCCCGTTCTTTGATGACCCGGCAGAGGAGCTGCTGACTTTCCTAGGCCAATTCTATGAGCAGCCAAATCATTTTAAGCCGCAGGAAATTCTGCTGACAGATGATGTGGACCTTGAGCTGGCTGAAGGTCTTCTAAACGTGAAAGTGACACAGCCGAAGAGAGGGCAGAAGAAGGACTTGGTCAAGCTGGCCGTGAAGAATGCCCGGATTGCCCTCCAAGAAAAATTCTCGTTAATAGAACGAGATGAGGAGAGGACAATTAAGGCAGTTGAGAATTTAGGAGAGGCTATGGGTATTTATACACCCCATCGCATTGAAGCTTTCGATAATTCCAATATTCAAGGAGTAGATCCCGTTTCGGCGATGATTACGTTCATCGATGGGAAGCCGGCCCGCAATGAGTACAGGAAATATAAAATCAAGACCGTGCAAGGTCCGAATGATTATGAATCGATGCGTGAAGTTGTCAGAAGGCGATATGCTAGAGTGCTGCGCGAGAACTTGCCTCTTCCTGACTTAATTATCGTTGATGGAGGGAAGGGTCATATCGAGGCGGTTCGTGAAGTAGTAGAGGATGAGTATGGGCTTGAGATTCCGGTTGCGGGGCTAGCGAAGGACGACAAACACCGGACATCGCAATTGCTTTATGGAAATCCGCTTCAAATCATCCCGCTTGGACGCACGAGTCAGGAATTTTATTTATTGCAGCGGATACAGGATGAAGTACACCGTTTTGCGATTACTTTCCATCGGCAAACAAGAGGGAAATCCACCTTCCAATCCACGCTTGATGGTATCCCGGGAATCGGGGAGAAGCGGAAGAAGCTACTGCTGAAGCATTTTGGATCCTTGAAAAAGATGAAGGAAGCAGACTTGTCTGATTTTACTGGCCTCGGAATACCGGAAGCCAGTGCAATAGCCTTAAAGGAAAAATTAGATGAAGAAAAATAAAGCCCGCCAAGATTCTTGGCGGGCTTACCCTTTATAGGATTTACAGCATATCTTTCGTATCGGTTTTGACAGTGAAATAGACGATGCTGGCTCTTTTTTTCTGCTCCTCATATGTCTCTGATACAGCCTTTTTCATATTCTCAAGCTGGTATGCCAAGAAACCGGCCTCTAATTGAAAGTTGGCCTGTTCGTTGATGGCATATCTTCGCTGAATCAACTCTCCTGATAATTCCCATTTTATTTCGTCCTTTGATTCCTTTAAGATTCGGAGATCTCCCCATCCGGCATCCTTAAAGAAAGCAATCGTCTCATCTATTGTAGAAAGCGGGAACCTTCTTCCTAGTTGCTTGCCAGCCCAGTATAGCAGCTGCGGTCCCTCTTTTCCTAACAAGTCTTCTAATAGAAATTCCCTGATTAATTCATAGCCAAAGGCTGGTATTAGCGGTCCATTTTCAATGGAGGGCGCAGTTTCTGTTTCTTCCATTTTCTCTTCTTTTGCCATGGTCTCCCCTCTTTCTTATTAACATTATAGCTTCATATAGGGTATCTCTTGCAACTGTAAATATCAATTTCCATCATCTGGCCCGATATTTTTGATTTATAAATATACATTTCCAAATTTAAACCTTTTTTGATAAATAAGGAGAATGGTTGTATCCGTTTTCTTGACGCTGTTCTAATAATAGGAGTAAAATATAACCGTCACATAGTTGTAAGAATATGTGGAATTTTATTTGTTTTAATACTATTCACCCGTTAATCCAGCAGAAAAATATTGTCTATTATTGGGAGAATAGGAGAGATGATTGCGGCATAAAAGAGAATCTGCAGCAATTATTGAAGGATAGATGGTTTGCTTGTACTGTAAAAGCGCGCTAGCTATCCATACATTTTTTCATTATAAGAGGGAGGGGTAAACAAATGGAGAGTCATCGCGAGTTTAACTATCGCAGGTTGCATTCTTTACTAGGGGTATTGCCAGTAGGGCTGTTTTTAATACAGCATCTGGTAATTAATAATTTTGCAACCAG from Pradoshia eiseniae includes:
- a CDS encoding long-chain-fatty-acid--CoA ligase; translated protein: MLEEKPWHKQYPKEIPKSIEYGQNLIPDYLKESARKYPMKNALHFMGAEMTYQKLYEHALQFAHYLKSIGVEKGDRVAIMLPNLPQGVIAYYGTLMTGAIVVQTNPLYMEREVEYQMQDSGAKVILTLDILFPRVSSAVKNTSVEHIIVTAIKDFLPFPKNLIYPFIQKREYGIVVKVNHEGNHHLFTEILKAASKEEINYEGDPEKDLALLQYTGGTTGFPKGVMLTHNNLVANTKMCDAWLYKYKEGEERVLALLPFFHVYGMTTVLILSVMKGHKMIILPKFNATDTLKAIQKQRPTLFPGAPTMYIGLLNHPDIAKYDLSSIDSCISGSAALPVEVQEEFEKVTGGKLVEGYGLTETSPVTHANLLWDGPRKKGSIGLPWPSTDVAVLSAENHEPLPVGEIGEIGIKGPQVMKGYWNRPEETESTFANGWLLTGDMGYMDEEGYFYVVDRKKDMIIAGGFNIYPREIEEVLYEHKAVQEVVVAGVPDPYRGETVKAYVVLKENAEVTEQELNEYCRKHLAAFKVPRLYEFRDELPKTAIGKILRRALVEEERQKLANDKKEA
- a CDS encoding TetR/AcrR family transcriptional regulator; translated protein: MKKDRPKYKQIIDAAVVVIAENGYHQAQVSKIAKQAGVADGTIYLYFKNKEDILISMFQEKLGVFISNIDEEMARVTSAKEKMLVLIRKHFEILFEDKHLAIVTQLELRQSNKEIRYKINDVLKGYLKLVDSILIAGVEQGEFHEDLDVRLARHMVFGTLDEIVTTWVMNEQKYNLVEQAGPVHELIIKGLGAKIVK
- a CDS encoding enoyl-CoA hydratase, encoding MNTLHLHKEGQVAYVAITRPPANALASELLQDLSSMLDLIEEQDDIRAVVLYGEGRFFSAGADIKEFTTVESEAAFSKLSVKGQELFERIETFKKPVIASIHGAALGGGLELALACHLRYVAETAKLGLPELQLGLIPGYAGTQRLTRFAGAAKAAEMMFTSQPITGLDAVAWGIANKAFKEEELMDSVKQIAETIAKKSPIALEKTIQLINYGKHERFYEGVKKEADYFGEIFGTQDAKEGITAFIEKRTPVFEGK
- a CDS encoding electron transfer flavoprotein subunit beta/FixA family protein, with the translated sequence MNIYVLLKRTFDTEEKISLSNGRIQEDGAEFIINPYDEYAVEEAIQVRDAQGGEVTVVTVGGEDAEKELRTALAMGADKAVLINIEDDVEDGDQYTTAKILSEYLKEQEVDLIIGGNVAIDGGSGQVGPRVAGLLDIPYVTTVTKLEINGENVTVTKDVEGDSEIIETSLPLLITAQQGLNEPRYPSLPGIMKAKKKPLEELELDDLDLEEDDVEAKTKSIEIYLPAQKEAGKVLQGEIPDQVKELVQLLRSEAKVI
- a CDS encoding electron transfer flavoprotein subunit alpha/FixB family protein, which translates into the protein MSRKVIVLGETRDSSLRNVSFEAVAAAKTVAEGGEVVGVVFGEAVAEAGKELIHYGADRVIVVENEQLKQYSSDGYTQALMAVIDQENPEGIILGHTSLGKDLAPRVAGKLGSGLISDAIAVEEAGGNIVFTRPIYSGKAFEKRIVTEGIVFATIRPNNIDPLEHDASRSGDVQSLSVDIKDLRTVIKEVLRKATEGVDLSEAKVIVAGGRGVKSAEGFEPLKELADVLGGAVGASRGACDADYCDYALQIGQTGKVVTPDLYIACGISGAIQHLAGMSNSKVIVAINKDPEANIFKVADYGIVGDLFEVVPLLTEEIKALLVKS
- the trxA gene encoding thioredoxin — protein: MAISNVTDQTFVTETGEGLVLADFWAPWCGPCKMIAPVLEEIDAELSDKVKIVKLDVDENQETAVKFGVMSIPTLVLFKDGEVVDKVIGFQPKEALVNLISKHA
- the uvrC gene encoding excinuclease ABC subunit UvrC; its protein translation is MKQHIKDKLALLPDQPGCYLMKDRQGVVIYVGKAKVLKNRVRSYFTGSHDGKTQRLVAEIEDFEYIVTSSNMEALILEMNLIKKYDPKYNIMLKDDKSFPFIKITSERHPRLIITRNVKKDKGKYFGPYPNVYAANETKKLLDRLYPLRKCTTLPSKVCLYYHIGQCLAPCEKPVKEETYKEMTEQIIRFLNGGYKEIKKELHENMLKASEELDFERAKEYRDQISHIEATMEKQKVEFSDLADRDVFGYAVDKGWMCVQVFFVRQGKLIERDVSLFPFFDDPAEELLTFLGQFYEQPNHFKPQEILLTDDVDLELAEGLLNVKVTQPKRGQKKDLVKLAVKNARIALQEKFSLIERDEERTIKAVENLGEAMGIYTPHRIEAFDNSNIQGVDPVSAMITFIDGKPARNEYRKYKIKTVQGPNDYESMREVVRRRYARVLRENLPLPDLIIVDGGKGHIEAVREVVEDEYGLEIPVAGLAKDDKHRTSQLLYGNPLQIIPLGRTSQEFYLLQRIQDEVHRFAITFHRQTRGKSTFQSTLDGIPGIGEKRKKLLLKHFGSLKKMKEADLSDFTGLGIPEASAIALKEKLDEEK
- a CDS encoding YslB family protein: MAKEEKMEETETAPSIENGPLIPAFGYELIREFLLEDLLGKEGPQLLYWAGKQLGRRFPLSTIDETIAFFKDAGWGDLRILKESKDEIKWELSGELIQRRYAINEQANFQLEAGFLAYQLENMKKAVSETYEEQKKRASIVYFTVKTDTKDML